The Candidatus Anoxymicrobium japonicum genome contains the following window.
CGCGACGATGTTCGGGATTCCCGGCATCGCTTATGTCTATTTCGTTTATGGCATGCATTACATGTTCAATGTAGTGACAGAGAAGGATCAGGTTGCCGGGGCCGTCCTCGTGAGGGCGCTCGAGCCGGTTCGGGGAACAGAATTGATGGCGAAGCGCAGGGGACGTGAAACCGATATCTGCTGTGGTCCCGCCCGACTGTGCCAGGCGTTCGCGATAACGCGAGAGCACAACGGCGCCGACCTTACGCGCGGGTCGCTGAGCATCAGGCGTTGGAAGTCGTACGAGGACAACGAAGTTGAGATTACACCAAGGATAGGGGTTGGCGCCGCCGGAGAGCCATACCGTTACCTGGTCAAAGGGAATCTTCACGTTTCAAAGTAGAGGGGGAGATGAGTTGTGAAGCTAGAGCAGATTTACGATCTGGCGGTCGAAATGGGGATAAGCAAGGATCCTCGCGGTAAGGTGGAGATCAAGCAGCTTTTAGATGACGCCAGCAAGGGTTACGAAAGGCTCAAGGGGGACGAGAAGCGCTTTTATGACAAAGAGCGCCTCAAAAATCCATTCGCGGACACGCGGATTCTCTACGGGGATCCGGGGCTGGATGTAACAAATGTCATTGCCGGCATCGACATCGAGGGTCCGGAGCTGTTGCTTGCCGACCGCTTGCGCGAAAAAGGCATGAAAATCGATCTGTGCCTCTCGCATCATCCCGAGGGCACCGCGCTTGCCTCACTGTCCGACGTGATGAGAGTTCAGGCTGATGTCTGGGCGACGCACGGCGTGCCGATAAACGTGGGCGAGGCGCTTATCGGCGACCGCATGGGCGAGATAAGAAGAGCTCTTCTGCCACAGAACCACCAGCGCCCGGTAGACACGGCGCGTCTGCTGAATCTTCCGTTTATGTGCGTTCATACGCCCGCGGACAACCTGGTGACCGATCATCTGAACCGCTTGTTCAAGAAGGCGAAGCCGCGGCTGGTCGGTGACGTCATCGATCTACTGCTGAAAGAGAAAGAGTATCGCGCTTCAGCAGGGCGTGGCATGCCTCCAACCGTGCTGGTC
Protein-coding sequences here:
- a CDS encoding NGG1p interacting factor NIF3 gives rise to the protein MKLEQIYDLAVEMGISKDPRGKVEIKQLLDDASKGYERLKGDEKRFYDKERLKNPFADTRILYGDPGLDVTNVIAGIDIEGPELLLADRLREKGMKIDLCLSHHPEGTALASLSDVMRVQADVWATHGVPINVGEALIGDRMGEIRRALLPQNHQRPVDTARLLNLPFMCVHTPADNLVTDHLNRLFKKAKPRLVGDVIDLLLKEKEYRASAGRGMPPTVLVGKKKNRAGDVLVDMTGGTEGPVAAIEKLAQAGVGTIVGMHMGDKLKSEAEKQHINVVIAGHIASDNIGINLFLDQLEKRGVNARSFSGLQRFSRLKK
- a CDS encoding 3-methyladenine DNA glycosylase; its protein translation is MSDRAPAGLRLSRSFYERPTLLVARELLGCVLRHESAEGVTSGIIVETEGYLGHGDSASHARFGRTPRSATMFGIPGIAYVYFVYGMHYMFNVVTEKDQVAGAVLVRALEPVRGTELMAKRRGRETDICCGPARLCQAFAITREHNGADLTRGSLSIRRWKSYEDNEVEITPRIGVGAAGEPYRYLVKGNLHVSK